One window of the Zea mays cultivar B73 chromosome 3, Zm-B73-REFERENCE-NAM-5.0, whole genome shotgun sequence genome contains the following:
- the LOC100194109 gene encoding Protein BRASSINAZOLE-RESISTANT 1: protein MASGGGGGLGAAGAGGRMPTWRERENNKRRERRRRAIAAKIFAGLRAHGGYKLPKHCDNNEVLKALCNEAGWVVEPDGTTYRQGSKPMERMDPIGCSVSPSPCSSYQPSPRASYNASPTSSSFPSGASSPFLPPNEMPNGIDGNPILPWLKTFSNGTPSKKHPLLPPLLIHGGSISAPVTPPLSSPSARTPRMKTDWDEAAVQPPWHGASSPTIVNSTPPSPGRPIAPDPAWLAGIQISSTSPNSPTFSLVSTNPFGVFKESIPVGGGDSSMRMCTPGQSGACSPAIPGMPRHSDVHMMDVVSDEFAFGSSTNGAQQAAGLVRAWEGERIHEDSGSDDLELTLKL, encoded by the exons AtggcgagcggcggcggcgggggcctGGGTGCGGCTGGCGCGGGAGGCCGGATGCCCACGTGGAGGGAGCGCGAGAACAACAAGCGCCgggagcgccgccgccgcgcgatcGCCGCCAAGATCTTCGCCGGCCTCCGCGCGCACGGCGGCTACAAGCTGCCCAAGCACTGCGACAACAACGAGGTGCTCAAGGCGCTCTGCAACGAGGCCGGCTGGGTCGTCGAGCCCGACGGCACCACCTACCGCCAG GGAAGCAAGCCCATGGAACGCATGGATCCCATCGGTTGCTCCGTGTCACCAAGCCCATGTTCCTCGTACCAACCAAGTCCGCGGGCGTCATACAATGCAAGCCCTACCTCGTCCTCATTCCCCAGCGGCGCATCCTCCCCCTTCCTCCCTCCCAACGAAATGCCCAACGGTATCGACGGCAATCCAATCCTACCATGGCTCAAGACATTCTCCAACGGCACTCCATCAAAGAAACACCCGCTCCTCCCACCGCTGCTGATCCACGGCGGCTCAATCAGCGCTCCGGTAACCCCTCCTCTAAGCTCGCCGTCTGCCCGGACGCCCCGGATGAAGACGGACTGGGACGAAGCGGCCGTCCAGCCTCCATGGCACGGTGCAAGCAGCCCCACAATAGTGAACTCCACGCCGCCCAGCCCCGGCCGGCCCATCGCGCCTGACCCGGCATGGCTTGCCGGCATCCAGATCTCGTCCACCAGTCCAAACTCCCCGACCTTCAGCCTCGTCTCCACCAACCCGTTCGGCGTCTTCAAGGAGTCCATCCCGGTCGGCGGCGGCGACTCGTCGATGAGGATGTGCACGCCGGGGCAGAGCGGCGCCTGCTCCCCCGCGATCCCGGGCATGCCACGGCACTCGGACGTCCACATGATGGATGTGGTCTCGGACGAGTTCGCGTTCGGGAGCAGCACCAACGGCGCGCAGCAGGCCGCCGGGCTGGTGAGGGCCTGGGAGGGCGAGCGGATCCACGAGGACTCTGGGTCCGACGACCTGGAGCTGACCCTGAAGCTCTAG